The following are from one region of the Streptomyces tuirus genome:
- a CDS encoding Pycsar system effector family protein, with the protein MSQINDEDVSRYAASLLATAREEIVRADGKASLLLATVGIALGAIVSAILSGDWTPFELVNCVEWIWWVGVALAVLGVVLLGCAVHPRVGRGHDAPDYLVAYFGDIAGKPRATLEQRIRETLSAPKEAPLDQLYRVSNLAASKYWYIRTALWALASAMSLCPSSLLLNLAF; encoded by the coding sequence ATGTCGCAGATCAATGATGAAGATGTCAGTCGATATGCGGCCTCGCTGCTTGCCACTGCGCGCGAAGAAATTGTTCGAGCCGACGGGAAAGCCTCCCTGCTGCTAGCTACGGTCGGAATCGCACTTGGTGCAATCGTCTCAGCCATTCTGTCTGGAGACTGGACGCCGTTCGAGCTGGTTAATTGTGTCGAGTGGATTTGGTGGGTGGGCGTAGCGCTGGCTGTTTTGGGTGTCGTGCTTCTTGGTTGTGCCGTTCACCCCCGAGTTGGCCGGGGTCACGACGCGCCAGACTACTTGGTCGCTTATTTTGGAGACATCGCCGGTAAGCCCAGGGCAACTTTGGAGCAACGCATTCGAGAGACGTTGAGTGCGCCCAAAGAAGCGCCACTCGATCAGTTGTATAGGGTCTCCAATCTTGCCGCGAGTAAGTACTGGTATATTCGGACGGCTCTATGGGCTCTAGCAAGTGCTATGTCGCTTTGCCCGTCGTCGCTGCTGTTGAACCTCGCGTTCTAG
- a CDS encoding ATP-binding protein: protein MAYTIDRYPSEESPRLGAMTLHPVAESVPRARRWFRKFIAPYNPACSVDDCALMISELVTNAIAYGRSDEPWLVRVEWFREGTSLRVDVHNPGFPADVRLRHPDANDSHGRGLLLVDSLAESWHASPSRFGGTVVSFVVADAWPGR from the coding sequence ATGGCCTACACGATCGACCGCTACCCGTCTGAGGAATCACCGCGCCTCGGCGCGATGACCTTGCACCCTGTCGCTGAGTCCGTACCGCGGGCTCGGCGCTGGTTCCGCAAGTTCATCGCCCCGTACAACCCGGCCTGCTCCGTCGACGACTGCGCGCTGATGATCTCGGAACTGGTCACCAACGCCATCGCTTACGGCCGGTCGGACGAACCCTGGCTCGTACGGGTCGAGTGGTTCCGTGAAGGGACCTCGCTCCGAGTTGACGTGCACAACCCTGGCTTTCCGGCGGACGTGCGGCTGAGGCATCCCGACGCCAACGACTCCCACGGGCGCGGACTGCTCCTGGTCGATTCGCTGGCCGAGTCGTGGCACGCATCACCGAGCCGCTTCGGCGGAACTGTCGTTTCCTTCGTGGTGGCCGATGCCTGGCCCGGACGGTAA
- a CDS encoding GntR family transcriptional regulator, giving the protein MPQIEEAQPKYLQIAHYIRDQILRGDLRPGDEVPSERQLAADWKVSRPTAARSLEALSHQGLVEKRQGSGTYVRSLEVNRRARELYGRARQTGKIYTHGEYAVITSAGWLEAPDHVAEALGLVKDRRAVHRRRVTNNQDGPITLSTSWFAPDVGQRAPKLLEPERIQEGTLLYVENLTGRQGSYAEDRMCARAATEEEAADLQLAAGSAVLIVHHVVFDLQDRPLEFAEATYPPHRWAFEQGYPLT; this is encoded by the coding sequence ATGCCCCAGATCGAGGAGGCGCAGCCGAAGTATCTCCAGATCGCGCACTACATCCGTGATCAGATTCTTCGGGGTGACCTGCGACCAGGTGACGAGGTGCCGTCCGAACGGCAGTTGGCGGCGGACTGGAAGGTGTCCCGGCCCACGGCCGCACGGTCGTTGGAGGCGCTGAGCCATCAAGGGCTCGTCGAGAAGCGTCAAGGGTCGGGCACCTACGTGCGCAGCCTCGAAGTCAACCGGCGGGCACGTGAGTTGTACGGGCGCGCTCGGCAGACCGGGAAGATCTACACACACGGCGAGTACGCCGTGATCACCTCTGCCGGTTGGCTGGAGGCCCCGGATCACGTCGCTGAGGCGCTGGGCCTGGTCAAGGACCGTCGGGCGGTGCACCGGCGGCGAGTGACCAACAACCAGGACGGGCCGATCACGCTGTCCACCTCGTGGTTCGCTCCGGACGTCGGTCAGCGTGCGCCGAAGCTCCTGGAGCCGGAGCGGATCCAAGAGGGGACGCTGCTGTACGTCGAGAACCTGACCGGACGACAGGGGAGTTACGCGGAAGATCGCATGTGTGCGCGTGCGGCAACCGAGGAAGAGGCCGCGGACCTTCAACTTGCCGCCGGCTCCGCCGTGCTGATCGTGCACCACGTCGTCTTCGACCTCCAGGACCGGCCCTTGGAGTTCGCTGAGGCCACCTACCCGCCGCATCGCTGGGCGTTCGAGCAGGGCTACCCCCTCACCTGA
- the dcd gene encoding dCTP deaminase, producing the protein MLLSDKDIRAEIDAGRVRIDPYDESMVQPSSIDVRLDRFFRVFENHRYPHIDPAIEQADLTRLVEPEGDEPFILHPGEFVLASTYEVITLPDDLASRLEGKSSLGRLGLVTHSTAGFIDPGFSGHVTLELSNLATLPIKLWPGMKIGQLCMFKLSSPADFPYGSERYGSRYQGQRGPTASRSFLNFHRTQV; encoded by the coding sequence GTGCTTCTCTCAGACAAAGACATCCGGGCCGAGATCGATGCAGGGCGGGTGCGGATCGACCCGTACGACGAATCGATGGTTCAGCCGTCGAGCATCGATGTGCGCCTCGACCGCTTTTTCCGGGTGTTCGAGAATCACCGGTACCCCCACATCGACCCCGCCATCGAGCAGGCCGACCTGACCCGGCTCGTGGAGCCGGAGGGCGACGAGCCGTTCATCCTGCACCCCGGGGAGTTCGTCCTCGCCAGCACGTACGAGGTCATCACCCTGCCCGACGATCTCGCCTCCCGGCTGGAGGGCAAGAGCTCGCTGGGGCGCCTGGGGCTGGTGACGCACTCCACCGCCGGGTTCATCGACCCCGGCTTCAGCGGTCACGTGACCCTGGAGCTGTCCAACCTCGCCACCCTGCCCATCAAGCTCTGGCCGGGCATGAAGATCGGGCAGCTGTGCATGTTCAAGCTCAGCTCGCCCGCCGACTTCCCGTACGGCAGCGAGCGGTACGGGTCCCGGTACCAGGGGCAGCGGGGGCCGACCGCCTCCCGGTCCTTCCTCAACTTCCATCGGACCCAGGTGTGA
- a CDS encoding glycosyltransferase family 2 protein: MIILLLLAGWATHHTMTVLATDPATRSRATFVFSGLFAIFVIQTLLYHLERAPRMTPRIARRLNGLHAAVLVPAYNEDPGYLKLGLQAFLAQTRLPDSVHIVDDGSTSTDYAEVRTWWERAAAEKGVATTWQRVPNGGKRSAQAHGVRVSPDADIYVTCDSDSCFAPTALENLLTPFSRARVQSVAGVVVATNNRANWFVRIMDLWFTVCQLVDRSGQSAVGAVMVNSGAIAAYRAGVIRDNLDGYLNETFMGRGVGFSDDSMLTLFAQERGLTVQQPRAICFTAMPEKWSHFNRMYLRWMRGSTIRSIWRMRYLSARRPAFWLHIVRWVQMILTQAITAWLLIAEPIVNREPPPVTMLIIPLLIGWAQGLRYLSVIRSDERIRSRILTWLAMPVAIAIAWTVLRWHRWYGALTCLKTGWGTRQNGAEVSLETSATPDPTTPKLYDPLDDSTLKIRQYRSMSSTS; the protein is encoded by the coding sequence ATGATCATTCTTCTTCTCCTCGCTGGGTGGGCCACGCACCACACCATGACGGTTCTCGCCACCGACCCAGCGACGCGGAGCCGTGCCACCTTCGTATTCTCCGGCCTGTTCGCGATCTTCGTTATCCAGACGCTGCTGTACCACCTGGAACGCGCCCCGAGAATGACGCCGCGTATCGCCCGGCGCCTCAACGGGCTGCACGCAGCAGTCCTCGTACCCGCCTACAACGAGGACCCCGGATATCTCAAACTGGGCCTTCAGGCTTTCCTCGCTCAAACCCGCCTTCCGGACTCCGTCCACATCGTCGATGACGGGTCCACGAGCACGGACTACGCCGAGGTGCGGACCTGGTGGGAACGTGCTGCTGCGGAGAAGGGCGTGGCTACCACCTGGCAGCGCGTCCCTAACGGGGGCAAGCGCAGCGCCCAAGCCCACGGGGTGCGCGTCAGTCCCGACGCGGACATCTACGTGACGTGCGACTCCGACAGTTGCTTTGCCCCCACTGCCCTTGAGAACCTCCTGACTCCGTTCTCACGGGCCCGGGTGCAGTCCGTTGCTGGAGTCGTGGTTGCCACGAACAATCGGGCGAACTGGTTCGTACGGATCATGGACCTGTGGTTCACCGTCTGCCAGCTCGTCGACCGTTCAGGGCAGTCGGCCGTGGGTGCCGTCATGGTCAACTCTGGTGCCATCGCGGCCTACCGGGCGGGCGTCATCCGGGACAACCTCGACGGCTATCTGAACGAGACGTTCATGGGGCGCGGCGTTGGCTTCTCTGACGACTCCATGCTCACCCTTTTCGCGCAGGAACGCGGCCTGACGGTGCAGCAGCCTCGCGCGATCTGTTTCACGGCTATGCCGGAGAAGTGGTCGCACTTCAACCGCATGTACCTGCGGTGGATGCGGGGCTCAACCATCCGCTCCATCTGGCGTATGCGCTACCTGTCGGCCCGGCGTCCCGCATTTTGGCTGCACATCGTGCGCTGGGTGCAGATGATCCTCACCCAGGCCATCACGGCGTGGCTGCTGATTGCGGAGCCGATCGTCAACCGCGAGCCGCCGCCGGTCACGATGCTCATCATCCCCCTCCTCATTGGCTGGGCGCAGGGGTTGCGATACCTGAGCGTCATCCGCTCCGACGAACGGATTCGCTCACGGATCCTCACCTGGTTGGCGATGCCCGTCGCCATTGCCATCGCGTGGACAGTACTGCGCTGGCATCGCTGGTACGGGGCTCTGACGTGCCTCAAAACTGGCTGGGGCACCCGGCAGAACGGGGCTGAGGTTTCCCTGGAAACAAGCGCCACACCAGACCCGACAACGCCAAAGCTCTACGACCCGCTCGACGATTCCACACTGAAGATCAGACAGTACCGGTCGATGTCCTCGACCTCTTGA
- a CDS encoding helix-turn-helix domain-containing protein produces the protein MRPARGQVVEVPSFPGRTLTGGRGTPSRPRIGAISGYTFRVIREQLGRTQDDVAERLEVSPDTIAGWESGRRPLPALPVGQMLVHRHRLMQMGTSPALLQTLERAAEADVLLAGALDEETSAEESPLGAWVMQRDLVEVLAWPFTRVPPQPIRDLPAPRRPRRGPVPSGPELPAIDRRRFFARMREIAEQARGERQFLLRRQALYLSGYDDQADTFQWLTHQQATERPAGWLPDWLNARSVAAVAARHGDRERMVHFVNTVLLDDDGGESANLNYWAYWVGENRHLELSDDFIAAGQPGHWPGDKLLSHFTHGLAPHHGFVDLTVHSLWSLVAVRPNLLRSTTATQALRDRLPVMLDSRELSARARRELDSIRYAIRLAEA, from the coding sequence ATGAGGCCCGCACGGGGACAGGTGGTTGAGGTGCCTTCATTCCCAGGACGAACCCTCACTGGCGGTCGGGGTACGCCCTCGCGCCCTCGGATCGGGGCCATCTCCGGGTACACATTCCGGGTCATCCGGGAGCAGCTCGGCCGGACGCAGGACGACGTGGCCGAGCGGTTGGAGGTCTCGCCGGACACGATCGCGGGCTGGGAGTCCGGGCGTCGGCCCCTGCCCGCGTTGCCGGTCGGGCAGATGCTCGTGCACCGGCACCGACTCATGCAGATGGGTACGTCTCCCGCCCTGCTGCAGACCCTGGAAAGAGCGGCAGAGGCCGACGTTCTCCTGGCCGGCGCCCTGGACGAGGAGACATCCGCCGAAGAGAGTCCGCTCGGGGCGTGGGTCATGCAGCGCGACCTGGTCGAGGTCCTCGCATGGCCGTTCACGCGCGTTCCGCCCCAGCCGATTCGGGATTTACCCGCGCCGCGGCGGCCCCGCCGAGGACCCGTTCCCTCAGGTCCCGAGCTCCCGGCCATCGACCGGCGCAGGTTCTTCGCACGGATGCGGGAGATCGCAGAACAGGCGCGAGGCGAGCGGCAGTTCCTGCTGCGACGACAGGCGTTGTATCTGTCCGGCTATGACGACCAGGCCGACACTTTCCAATGGCTCACTCACCAGCAGGCCACAGAACGGCCCGCAGGCTGGCTCCCCGACTGGTTGAACGCCCGCTCCGTAGCGGCTGTTGCCGCACGGCACGGCGACCGCGAGCGGATGGTCCATTTCGTCAACACCGTCCTGCTGGACGACGACGGCGGCGAGTCCGCGAACCTGAACTACTGGGCGTACTGGGTGGGCGAGAACCGCCACCTCGAACTGTCCGACGACTTCATCGCAGCCGGACAGCCAGGGCACTGGCCCGGAGACAAGTTGCTCTCCCACTTCACCCATGGGCTGGCTCCCCACCACGGATTTGTCGACCTGACCGTCCACTCACTGTGGTCCCTGGTCGCCGTCCGCCCGAACCTGCTGCGATCCACGACAGCGACCCAAGCCCTGCGCGACCGGCTTCCAGTGATGTTGGATAGCCGGGAGTTGTCGGCGCGCGCTCGCCGTGAACTGGACAGCATCAGGTATGCGATCCGCCTCGCCGAGGCGTGA
- a CDS encoding DUF1152 domain-containing protein: protein MTRLIVAAGGGGDAVAAAMIHAALYGDEDQAVILTYAWDRLLIDPVPGPRGPDNFTGLQPLTPVVWTVPAEGGPIAPAGSALPRLAAELPHRVALIDPRHGVEGVTRQLEELVDHLSPESIDLLDVGGDILARGDEPTLKSPLADALTLAACCQVNAPIRLLVAGPGLDGELPLDELRGMLGPLLHTLTAKDVEPISSVLEWHPSEATGMLAATARGVRGTCEMRDAGLPVPLTNDGPTVHEVDLDEALTRNQLARAILTTATLDEVEAHSREICGYSEIDYERNKATWLNNQPPVQLEPDAVLSQLDQFEAEAHSRGVTHTTFRRITEALNLNGSLREDLRQLLINSRPQQYDAPLWRITAATE, encoded by the coding sequence ATGACGCGGTTGATCGTCGCAGCAGGAGGAGGGGGCGACGCAGTCGCCGCCGCAATGATTCACGCAGCCCTCTACGGCGACGAGGACCAGGCGGTGATCCTCACGTACGCATGGGACCGCCTCCTGATCGACCCGGTTCCGGGTCCCCGAGGGCCAGACAACTTCACCGGCCTCCAGCCCCTCACTCCAGTTGTTTGGACAGTGCCGGCCGAGGGCGGCCCGATCGCTCCGGCAGGCTCGGCTCTCCCCCGACTTGCAGCAGAGCTCCCTCACAGGGTCGCGCTGATCGATCCGCGCCACGGAGTTGAGGGCGTCACTCGGCAACTGGAAGAGCTGGTGGACCACTTGTCACCGGAGTCGATCGACCTCCTGGACGTGGGCGGCGACATCCTCGCCCGCGGCGACGAGCCGACGCTGAAGAGCCCCCTCGCCGACGCCCTCACGCTCGCCGCGTGCTGCCAGGTGAACGCTCCCATCCGCCTCCTGGTGGCGGGCCCCGGCCTCGACGGCGAACTCCCTCTCGACGAACTGCGCGGCATGCTCGGCCCGCTCCTCCACACCCTCACCGCGAAGGACGTCGAGCCGATCAGCTCGGTCCTGGAATGGCACCCCTCCGAGGCAACCGGGATGCTCGCAGCGACAGCCCGAGGCGTACGCGGCACCTGCGAAATGCGAGACGCCGGTCTCCCGGTCCCCCTCACCAACGACGGACCGACGGTCCATGAGGTCGACCTGGACGAGGCACTGACCCGTAACCAGTTGGCCCGAGCCATCCTGACGACCGCCACCCTGGACGAGGTCGAGGCACACAGCCGCGAAATCTGCGGCTACTCGGAAATCGACTACGAGCGCAACAAGGCCACATGGCTCAACAACCAGCCGCCGGTGCAGCTCGAGCCAGACGCCGTACTGTCCCAGCTCGACCAGTTCGAAGCCGAGGCCCACAGCCGCGGAGTCACCCACACGACGTTTCGCCGCATCACCGAGGCCCTGAACCTCAACGGCTCCTTGCGTGAGGACCTGCGCCAACTGCTCATCAACAGCCGTCCGCAGCAGTACGACGCTCCCTTGTGGCGCATCACAGCCGCTACTGAGTAA
- a CDS encoding IS110 family RNA-guided transposase encodes MGGFLLDKLRIDDTPTGLSQLLDLLARHGDSPEHPIPVAIETSHGLLVACLRATGRPIYVINPLTAARYRDRYALSRKKSDHLDAKVLAHILRTDPAEHRPLPADSHLAQAITVLARAHQDAVWDRVQTGNRLRSHLREYFPGFLTVFRHFREGLASPVTRTLLAAAPTPTQAAQLTRPQLRAILKKAGRQREITGEVERLHTLLREPQMHQPALLEQAMGTKTLALLRQFNAACASADDLEAATTTAFATHQDAEIITSFPGLGALTGARILAELGDDHTRFTSPRALKAYAGSAPITRSSGRKTTVLARHIKNQRLASAGYIWAFAALTASPGARAHYDRRRQAEDRHVAAQRNLFNRLLGCLHHCLTHRIPYDEQTAFPSTA; translated from the coding sequence CTGGGCGGGTTTCTCCTGGACAAGCTCCGCATCGACGACACCCCTACCGGCCTCAGCCAGCTCCTGGACCTGCTCGCCCGGCACGGCGACAGCCCAGAGCACCCGATCCCCGTCGCCATCGAGACCTCTCACGGACTCCTGGTCGCCTGCTTACGCGCCACCGGCAGACCCATCTACGTGATCAACCCACTGACCGCCGCCCGCTACCGCGACCGCTACGCCCTCAGCCGCAAGAAGTCCGACCACCTCGACGCCAAGGTCCTGGCCCACATCCTGCGCACCGACCCCGCAGAACACCGGCCCCTGCCCGCCGACAGCCACCTCGCCCAGGCCATCACCGTCCTGGCCCGAGCCCACCAGGACGCCGTCTGGGACCGCGTCCAAACCGGCAACCGCCTCCGCTCCCACCTGCGCGAGTACTTCCCCGGCTTCCTCACCGTCTTCCGCCACTTCCGCGAAGGCCTCGCCTCACCCGTCACCCGCACCCTGCTCGCCGCGGCCCCCACACCCACCCAGGCCGCCCAGCTCACCCGCCCACAGCTGCGAGCCATCCTGAAGAAGGCCGGACGCCAGCGCGAGATCACCGGAGAAGTCGAACGACTCCACACCCTGCTCCGCGAGCCACAGATGCACCAGCCAGCCCTGCTCGAGCAGGCCATGGGCACCAAAACCCTCGCGCTGCTCCGGCAGTTCAACGCGGCCTGCGCCAGCGCCGACGACCTCGAAGCAGCCACCACCACGGCCTTCGCCACCCACCAGGACGCCGAAATCATCACCAGCTTCCCCGGCCTCGGCGCACTGACCGGCGCCCGCATCCTGGCCGAACTCGGCGACGACCACACCCGCTTCACCAGCCCACGCGCGCTCAAGGCCTACGCGGGATCCGCCCCCATCACCAGATCCTCCGGACGCAAGACCACCGTCCTGGCCAGGCACATCAAGAACCAGCGCCTCGCCTCGGCCGGCTACATCTGGGCCTTCGCCGCCCTCACCGCATCCCCCGGAGCACGAGCCCACTACGACCGCCGCCGCCAAGCCGAAGACCGACACGTCGCAGCCCAACGCAACCTCTTCAACCGGCTACTGGGCTGCCTGCACCACTGCCTCACCCACCGCATCCCCTACGACGAGCAGACCGCCTTCCCCAGCACCGCTTGA
- a CDS encoding nucleotide sugar dehydrogenase, whose product MKNIVVAGQGYVGLPLAVEAVRAGYDVVGYDVDEQKIASLQSGNSYIEDIGSETISEILRTNRYTPSSQGREMKGFHVAIITVPTPLRDGDPDLSYIESVAETVGRFIEKGQRQTVVLESTTYPGTTRDVLIPILERVSNLTAGVDFHVGFSPERIDPGNKAWAFRNTPKIVSGLGDECLRRVSEFYSSVCDNVVTAKGLEEAELAKVMENTFRHVNIALVNELAAFADELDIDVWHTLDLAATKPFGYMKFTPGPGVGGHCLPIDPAYLAWHVKKRVGRPFRFVETANEINRAQPRYVVDRLARLLNSQRTSVNGAKVLMYGYAYKKDSSDYRESPAIEIRALLRSLGATVDVVDSYVARQGIEDVEGAIGPDQTSQYDVAVIVTDHSDVDYEKVVQNSKLVLDTRNVGCVADNLELL is encoded by the coding sequence ATGAAGAACATAGTCGTGGCCGGACAAGGCTACGTCGGGCTTCCGCTTGCAGTGGAAGCGGTCAGGGCGGGGTACGACGTCGTGGGTTACGACGTCGACGAACAGAAGATCGCCAGTCTGCAAAGCGGAAACTCATATATAGAGGACATCGGCTCCGAGACCATCTCGGAGATCCTCCGGACGAACCGCTATACCCCCTCCTCCCAGGGCCGGGAGATGAAAGGGTTCCACGTCGCGATCATCACCGTTCCGACCCCGCTCCGGGACGGCGACCCGGACCTGTCCTACATAGAGAGCGTTGCCGAAACAGTCGGCCGGTTCATCGAAAAGGGCCAGCGCCAGACGGTTGTCCTGGAGTCGACCACATACCCCGGTACCACCAGGGACGTGCTCATCCCGATCCTGGAGCGGGTCTCGAACCTCACCGCCGGCGTCGACTTCCACGTCGGCTTCAGCCCCGAGCGGATCGACCCGGGCAACAAGGCCTGGGCCTTCCGCAACACTCCGAAGATCGTGTCGGGGCTGGGCGACGAATGCCTGCGCAGGGTCAGTGAGTTTTACAGCTCGGTGTGCGACAACGTCGTAACCGCCAAGGGGCTGGAAGAGGCCGAGCTGGCGAAGGTAATGGAGAACACCTTCCGCCACGTCAACATCGCACTTGTCAATGAGCTCGCGGCCTTCGCCGACGAACTCGACATCGACGTATGGCACACGCTGGACCTTGCCGCCACCAAGCCGTTTGGCTACATGAAGTTCACGCCGGGACCCGGTGTCGGCGGCCACTGCCTGCCGATCGATCCCGCCTACCTTGCATGGCACGTCAAGAAGCGGGTCGGCCGGCCCTTCCGGTTCGTGGAGACCGCGAACGAGATCAACCGGGCCCAGCCCCGGTACGTGGTGGACCGTCTGGCCCGGCTGCTGAACAGCCAGCGGACGTCGGTGAACGGCGCAAAGGTCCTGATGTACGGCTATGCCTACAAGAAGGACAGCTCTGACTACCGTGAGTCTCCGGCAATTGAGATTCGCGCGCTGCTCAGGTCGCTCGGTGCCACGGTCGACGTGGTCGACTCCTATGTAGCTCGTCAGGGGATCGAGGACGTCGAGGGCGCTATCGGCCCCGATCAGACTTCGCAGTACGACGTCGCTGTGATCGTCACCGATCACAGCGACGTCGACTACGAGAAAGTCGTCCAGAACTCAAAGTTGGTTTTGGACACACGGAACGTCGGTTGTGTGGCCGACAACCTAGAGCTGCTCTAG
- a CDS encoding HD domain-containing protein, translating into MTEELTQVARFLYEAGTLKQSKRTGWWMAGVRDPESVAEHSWRTSLIASIIAKLEGADPARAAFLAVWHDSQETRTGDVNHLAKKYGAGEADPEVVTADQVAGMPEVLASTVRDLINEYESRESPEAICARDADKLECMLQGIEYKAQGYQHAQRWIDNSRARLVTKTANQLADQLLATDPLDWLRSTMGESD; encoded by the coding sequence GTGACCGAGGAGCTGACCCAGGTGGCACGGTTCCTGTACGAAGCGGGGACGCTCAAGCAGTCGAAGCGCACCGGGTGGTGGATGGCCGGCGTGCGCGACCCGGAGAGCGTTGCCGAGCACTCCTGGCGCACCTCGCTGATCGCGTCGATCATCGCGAAGCTGGAGGGGGCAGACCCTGCCCGTGCCGCGTTCCTGGCGGTGTGGCACGACTCCCAGGAGACCAGAACCGGGGACGTCAACCACCTGGCCAAGAAGTACGGTGCCGGTGAAGCGGACCCCGAGGTGGTCACCGCCGACCAGGTCGCAGGCATGCCCGAGGTGCTCGCTTCCACTGTTCGCGATCTGATCAACGAGTACGAGTCCCGGGAATCTCCCGAAGCGATCTGCGCACGAGACGCGGACAAGCTCGAATGCATGCTGCAGGGCATCGAGTACAAGGCCCAGGGCTACCAGCACGCACAGCGGTGGATCGACAACAGCCGCGCTCGCCTGGTCACGAAGACGGCGAACCAACTGGCCGACCAACTCCTGGCGACCGACCCACTGGACTGGCTGCGCAGCACGATGGGCGAGTCGGACTGA
- a CDS encoding IS110 family RNA-guided transposase, producing MIDTGDIDVYLGLDVGKGEHHATALTPAGKKTFDRRLPNSEPKLREVFAKLQAKHGTVLVIVDQVASIGALPLTVARELGCHVAYLPGLTMRRIADLYPGEAKTDAKDAFIIADAARAMPHTLRSVDLDDETIAELQMLVGFDDDLAAEATRLSNRLRGLFTQIHPHLERVLGPRMQHPAVLRLLDQFGSPAQIRKAGRRRLVTLIRPKAPRMAERLIDDVFSALDEQTVVVPGTDAAALIVPSLASSLQAVLDQRKLLAHRIEELLEAHPLSKVLMSMPGIGIRTGARILIDVGDGTAFPSAAHLAAYAGLAPATRTSGSSIRGEQPSRRGNKQLKRAFFLSAFAALADPASRTYYDKKIAQGKHHTQAILCLARRRADVLFAMLRDGTFYQPPTPTTP from the coding sequence GTGATCGACACCGGCGACATCGACGTCTACCTCGGCCTGGACGTCGGCAAGGGCGAACACCACGCCACCGCGCTCACCCCGGCCGGGAAGAAGACCTTCGACCGTAGACTGCCCAACAGCGAACCCAAACTCCGCGAGGTCTTCGCCAAACTGCAGGCCAAGCACGGCACCGTTCTCGTCATCGTCGACCAGGTCGCCTCCATCGGCGCCCTGCCGCTGACCGTCGCCCGCGAGCTCGGCTGCCATGTCGCCTATCTGCCCGGCCTGACCATGCGGCGGATCGCCGACCTCTACCCCGGCGAGGCAAAGACCGACGCGAAGGACGCGTTCATCATCGCCGACGCCGCCCGGGCAATGCCTCACACGCTGCGGTCGGTCGACCTCGACGACGAGACGATCGCCGAGCTGCAGATGCTCGTCGGCTTCGACGACGACCTCGCCGCCGAAGCGACTCGCCTGTCCAACCGGCTGCGGGGCCTGTTCACGCAGATCCACCCGCATCTGGAACGGGTCCTGGGCCCGCGCATGCAGCACCCGGCCGTGCTCAGGCTGCTGGACCAGTTCGGCTCGCCGGCCCAGATCCGCAAGGCCGGACGCCGACGGCTCGTCACCCTGATCCGGCCGAAGGCGCCCAGGATGGCCGAACGGCTGATCGACGACGTGTTCTCCGCGCTGGACGAACAGACCGTCGTCGTCCCGGGCACGGATGCGGCCGCGCTGATCGTCCCCAGCCTCGCCTCCTCGCTCCAGGCCGTGCTCGACCAGCGCAAACTGCTGGCCCACCGGATCGAGGAACTCCTGGAGGCCCACCCTCTTTCCAAGGTCCTGATGTCCATGCCCGGCATCGGCATCAGGACCGGAGCCCGCATCCTCATCGACGTCGGTGACGGCACCGCGTTCCCGTCCGCCGCCCACCTCGCCGCCTACGCCGGCCTCGCTCCGGCGACCCGGACCTCCGGGTCCTCCATCCGCGGGGAACAGCCCTCACGGAGAGGAAACAAGCAGCTCAAACGCGCCTTCTTCCTCTCCGCGTTCGCCGCACTGGCCGACCCGGCCTCCCGCACCTACTACGACAAGAAGATCGCCCAGGGAAAGCACCACACCCAGGCCATCCTCTGCCTCGCCCGACGCCGAGCCGACGTGCTCTTCGCGATGCTCCGCGACGGCACCTTCTACCAACCACCAACCCCGACCACCCCTTGA